In Anticarsia gemmatalis isolate Benzon Research Colony breed Stoneville strain chromosome 4, ilAntGemm2 primary, whole genome shotgun sequence, one DNA window encodes the following:
- the LOC142972219 gene encoding uncharacterized protein LOC142972219 isoform X2 — MSAKENNTKYDIKKSTINNRCIYVMLMTLTLVIASYAIRLGYNADQYYRKYAIFVNDPITSDANSACLSIVVGVLLLLGSIIGIRGAAVKDEFTLTTLRCCGSSNYTDYIDVEFPNQMFTKVFSKVVSGEIVSVELPVSCCSQPNSEECSIWPWGCKNILADTMIQYETAIGQLALLVIFTCILSSVVGDRLREKYYVRPTFMPDKKSNGQANKGHIDFRTCVY; from the exons ATGAGTGCTAAGGAAAACAACACGAAATACGATATAAAGAAAAGTACAATTAACAATCGgtgtatttatgttatgttaatgACATTAACTCTT GTGATTGCTTCGTATGCCATACGGTTAGGTTACAACGCCGATCAGTATTACCGAAAATACGCAATCTTTGTAAATGATCCTATTACATCGGATGCGAACTCAGCGTGTTTAAGCATAGTTGTAGGAGTTCTGTTACTACTTGGTTCTATCATAGGAATCAGAGGTGCTGCGGTGAAAGATGAATTTACCTTGACTact CTAAGGTGCTGTGGCAGTTCAAATTATACGGATTACATAGATGTGGAATTCCCGAACCAGAtgtttacaaaagtattttcgAAGGTTGTAAGTGGGGAAATAGTGTCTGTCGAGCTGCCGGTCAGTTGCTGCAGCCAGCCAAACAGTGAAGAGTGCTCAATATGGCCCTGGGGTTGTAAGAACATTCTAGCTGATACTATGATACAATATGAAACAGCCATCGGCCAACTGGCGTTACTAGTAATTTTTACATGT ATATTGAGCAGCGTAGTGGGCGACCGTCTTAGAGAGAAATATTATGTTCGTCCAACTTTCATGCCTGATAAGAAAAGCAATGGACAGGCCAACAAAGGACATATTGATTTCCGTAcatgtgtttattaa
- the LOC142972216 gene encoding CD63 antigen-like, with product MTQNNLEVGMKCIKYMLLCITAIFVLTSALIISVGTTIYAIYHDVSFFLDDYFFSPATFVIVIGIIMLFVSLFGCIGALKESTCLVNIFAVILSVVFILEIAAAIAAYSLRNQVTDMLDEKLRTTLPIYYENKEVEGAFDFIQSRLNCCGVDSYMDWGNVAPPSTVSGISISNITVPNSCCAETQYQTVGDIEIEECVKLYANGCLPRVFYLVYQSAGLLGAGAMTIAFIQIIGIVFSFSLASSIRKAKSERERRRWEIQERMINAYTSLNPTDEKKAPVVYVPFHGQTTA from the exons ATGACGCAGAACAATCTAGAAGTAGGAATGAAGTGCATAAAATATATGCTGTTGTGTATCACGGCCATTTTCGTG CTCACATCAGCGCTGATAATCTCCGTGGGTACGACGATATACGCGATCTACCACGATGTCTCTTTCTTCTTGGACGACTACTTCTTCTCGCCGGCCACCTTCGTCATCGTCATCGGCATCATCATGCTGTTCGTCAGCCTGTTCGGATGCATCGGCGCCTTGAAGGAGAGCACCTGCCTTGTTAACATC TTTGCAGTAATCCTGAGCGTAGTGTTCATTCTGGAGATAGCCGCGGCCATCGCTGCTTACAGTCTGCGTAACCAGGTCACCGACATGTTGGACGAGAAGTTGAGGACCACGCTGCCTATCTACTACGAGAATAAGGAGGTTGAAGGCGCTTTCGACTTCATTCAGAGCAGG TTGAACTGCTGCGGTGTGGACAGCTATATGGACTGGGGCAACGTGGCTCCCCCCTCAACCGTCTCCGGCATTTCCATCAGCAACATCACCGTGCCCAACTCCTGCTGCGCAGAGACCCAGTATCAGACCGTAGGGGACATAGAGATCGAAGAGTGTGTCAAGCTGTACGCTAACGGCTGCCTGCCTAGAGTGTTCTACCTGGTGTACCAGAGCGCTGGACTGCTCGGCGCCGGAGCTATGACTATTGCCTTCATCCAg ATAATCGGCATTGTGTTTTCGTTCTCGCTGGCCAGCTCTATTCGTAAAGCCAAATCCGAGCGCGAACGCAGACGGTGGGAGATCCAGGAACGAATGATTAACGCCTACACCTCACTCAACCCGACCGATGAGAAAAAAGCACCCGTTGTCTATGTCCCCTTCCACGGACAAACCACTGCTTAA
- the LOC142972215 gene encoding CD63 antigen-like has translation MWSKLFTTVKYILVTVNFLFLITGIIILSVGASVQSAYNGYHPFLSERFFSLPAFCIATGVIIFLISFFGFYGAFMENYIMNMAFAGAMILMFVFQLSACIAGYALRSNTVALVHQQLTSTMTLYGTGTGKSVEVTRLWDQVQEDFQCCGVVNASDWLIPLGTQDTGGLPVSCCSHVYGTVQTFNCSVPSAYTAGCSDSFGNWVQSHAAGIGVAGIFLVLMQALAVAGALWMAKISREEHGAYP, from the exons ATGTGGTCCAAACTGTTTACAACtgttaagtatattttagtGACGGTGAATTTTCTGTTTTTG ATCACTGGCATTATAATATTGTCAGTCGGCGCCTCAGTACAATCGGCTTACAATGGTTACCATCCGTTCCTATCAGAGAGATTCTTCTCTCTGCCAGCGTTCTGCATCGCGACCGGTGTTATTATATTCCTGATATCATTCTTCGGATTCTATGGAGCCTTCATGGAAAACTATATTATGAACATGGCG TTCGCGGGGGCCATGATCTTGATGTTCGTATTCCAACTGTCAGCATGCATTGCTGGCTATGCCCTGAGAAGTAACACCGTGGCGCTAGTGCACCAGCAACTGACATCGACCATGACTCTGTATGGCACCGGCACTGGCAAGAGTGTGGAGGTCACCAGGCTTTGGGACCAAGTTCAAGAAGAC ttccAATGCTGCGGTGTAGTGAACGCCAGCGACTGGCTGATTCCCCTCGGCACTCAAGACACTGGTGGTCTACCAGTGAGCTGCTGCAGCCACGTGTACGGCACTGTCCAGACTTTCAACTGTTCCGTCCCTTCGGCTTATACCGCCGGCTGTTCCGACTCCTTCGGCAACTGGGTGCAGTCACACGCTGCGGGCATCGGCGTGGCTGGGatctttttagttttaatgCAG GCATTAGCCGTGGCAGGAGCATTGTGGATGGCAAAAATATCTAGAGAAGAACATGGAGCGTACCCttaa
- the LOC142972217 gene encoding 23 kDa integral membrane protein-like, giving the protein MAAEVNNQKMKFKTETEYNMKSIRFLLLTITAMFIAIGLLMIVLGNSVYAHYHDYTHFYESGNVGRYVTPSALCVFLGLALLIVSMFGFFGSLKRSTCLVNLYAFILLLVFIFKLVIVCLAFTMDSDALLDSLHIPITSITYDPELQAELDFIQSSLGCCGAKDYKDYIGVEFPSNMSTTVVSKLVDGEVATIELPASCCVNADQEFCTKMWSMGCKDALVNVMVQNSIVIGVLGVSVMFINLLGIIFALLLARCIRKMKSEKALMAWKIKEQMIMARQAEEMNKTDANHVYIDHQATSLA; this is encoded by the exons ATGGCTGCCGAAGTGAATAACCAGAAGATGAAGTTTAAAACGGAAACAGAGTACAATATGAAATCTATTAGATTTCTATTGTTGACCATCACGGCTATGTTTATT GCCATCGGTCTTCTCATGATAGTGCTTGGGAACAGTGTGTATGCCCACTACCATGACTACACGCACTTCTACGAGAGCGGCAACGTGGGCAGATACGTCACACCTTCAGCGCTGTGCGTGTTCCTCGGGCTGGCGTTACTCATCGTCTCCATGTTTGGATTCTTCGGCAGTCTTAAGAGGAGCACCTGCCTTGTCAATTTG TACGCGTTTATCCTGTTGCTGGTGTTCATCTTCAAGTTAGTGATCGTATGTTTGGCGTTCACGATGGACAGCGATGCCTTGCTCGACAGTCTCCACATCCCCATCACGAGCATCACTTACGACCCCGAGTTACAGGCCGAACTCGACTTCATACAATCTTCC CTGGGATGCTGCGGCGCTAAAGATTATAAAGACTACATAGGGGTTGAGTTCCCGAGCAACATGTCTACCACAGTCGTGTCCAAGCTTGTCGATGGTGAAGTGGCGACCATAGAGCTGCCGGCGAGCTGCTGCGTCAACGCCGACCAGGAGTTCTGCACCAAAATGTGGTCAATGGGATGTAAAGACGCTCTCGTCAATGTAATGGTGCAAAATTCCATTGTCATCGGTGTTCTTGGTGTTTCTGTAATGTTTATTAAT ttactGGGAATCATATTTGCGTTGCTGCTGGCTCGTTGCATCCGTAAGATGAAAAGTGAGAAGGCGCTAATGGCCTGGAAGATCAAGGAGCAGATGATCATGGCGCGGCAGGCTGAGGAGATGAACAAAACTGATGCCAACCATGTGTACATAGATCATCAAGCCACTAGCTTGGCTTAA
- the LOC142972219 gene encoding uncharacterized protein LOC142972219 isoform X1 has protein sequence MSAKENNTKYDIKKSTINNRCIYVMLMTLTLVIASYAIRLGYNADQYYRKYAIFVNDPITSDANSACLSIVVGVLLLLGSIIGIRGAAVKDEFTLTTSISLLLMPAFMSVIVCPIAYTRNVNSLEQNIHINLANIKTDIILQERVDYIQSTLRCCGSSNYTDYIDVEFPNQMFTKVFSKVVSGEIVSVELPVSCCSQPNSEECSIWPWGCKNILADTMIQYETAIGQLALLVIFTCILSSVVGDRLREKYYVRPTFMPDKKSNGQANKGHIDFRTCVY, from the exons ATGAGTGCTAAGGAAAACAACACGAAATACGATATAAAGAAAAGTACAATTAACAATCGgtgtatttatgttatgttaatgACATTAACTCTT GTGATTGCTTCGTATGCCATACGGTTAGGTTACAACGCCGATCAGTATTACCGAAAATACGCAATCTTTGTAAATGATCCTATTACATCGGATGCGAACTCAGCGTGTTTAAGCATAGTTGTAGGAGTTCTGTTACTACTTGGTTCTATCATAGGAATCAGAGGTGCTGCGGTGAAAGATGAATTTACCTTGACTact AGTATATCCCTTTTACTCATGCCCGCCTTTATGAGTGTGATCGTATGTCCGATAGCTTATACTAGAAACGTTAATTCATTGGAGCAAAACATTCACATCAATTTAGCGAATATCAAGACCGATATCATATTACAGGAACGCGTTGATTATATTCAGAGTACG CTAAGGTGCTGTGGCAGTTCAAATTATACGGATTACATAGATGTGGAATTCCCGAACCAGAtgtttacaaaagtattttcgAAGGTTGTAAGTGGGGAAATAGTGTCTGTCGAGCTGCCGGTCAGTTGCTGCAGCCAGCCAAACAGTGAAGAGTGCTCAATATGGCCCTGGGGTTGTAAGAACATTCTAGCTGATACTATGATACAATATGAAACAGCCATCGGCCAACTGGCGTTACTAGTAATTTTTACATGT ATATTGAGCAGCGTAGTGGGCGACCGTCTTAGAGAGAAATATTATGTTCGTCCAACTTTCATGCCTGATAAGAAAAGCAATGGACAGGCCAACAAAGGACATATTGATTTCCGTAcatgtgtttattaa